Proteins encoded together in one Thermococcus gammatolerans EJ3 window:
- the cas7a gene encoding type I-A CRISPR-associated protein Cas7/Csa2, with translation MYVRISGRVRLNAHSLNAQGGGGSNYIEVTKTKVTVKTDNGWAVVEVPAITGNMVKHWHFVGFVDYFRKTPFKDNLTERALRYNGTRFGQGETKAKKADGTEVELKDEGKIIKHLADADVHGFLAPKTGVRRVSLVKTSFVVPAEDFIREVEGERLINAVKHNRVDITEKGTIGSSEEGTAQMLFSREYATGLYGFSVVLDLGLVGVPQSNIAGGSAIPDNERKERIKSALLALIPMLSGYIGANLARSFPLMKVEEFIAVASAEPIPALVHGFYDDYVEASGAIVENARKLGFDIKAFAYNTKFVESANEVSSVEELVGKLLETLEYSSGGSS, from the coding sequence ATGTACGTTCGGATAAGCGGTAGGGTCAGGTTGAACGCTCATTCCTTAAACGCTCAGGGCGGAGGGGGAAGCAACTACATCGAGGTCACCAAGACGAAAGTGACTGTGAAGACCGACAACGGCTGGGCCGTCGTCGAGGTTCCGGCCATTACGGGGAACATGGTGAAGCACTGGCACTTCGTCGGCTTCGTGGACTACTTTAGAAAGACACCATTCAAGGATAACCTCACCGAGAGGGCGCTGAGGTACAACGGGACGAGGTTTGGGCAGGGCGAGACTAAGGCAAAGAAGGCAGATGGCACGGAGGTTGAGCTCAAAGATGAGGGGAAAATAATAAAGCACCTCGCCGATGCAGACGTCCACGGCTTTCTTGCCCCAAAGACCGGGGTTAGGAGGGTCTCCCTCGTCAAGACCTCGTTCGTGGTTCCCGCGGAGGACTTCATAAGGGAGGTCGAAGGCGAGCGCCTGATAAATGCCGTAAAGCACAATCGTGTTGACATTACTGAGAAGGGTACCATAGGAAGCTCTGAGGAAGGAACCGCTCAGATGCTCTTCAGCAGGGAGTACGCGACAGGTCTCTACGGCTTCTCCGTGGTTCTCGACCTCGGCCTCGTTGGGGTTCCCCAGTCGAATATCGCCGGAGGAAGCGCAATCCCCGACAACGAGAGAAAGGAGAGAATCAAGAGCGCCCTGCTTGCTCTGATTCCTATGCTCAGCGGCTACATCGGGGCGAACCTCGCGCGCTCTTTCCCGCTTATGAAGGTCGAGGAATTCATAGCGGTAGCAAGCGCAGAACCCATCCCCGCACTCGTCCACGGCTTTTACGATGACTACGTTGAGGCAAGCGGGGCAATAGTGGAGAACGCTCGTAAGCTGGGCTTCGACATCAAGGCCTTTGCTTACAACACTAAGTTTGTAGAAAGTGCTAATGAAGTTTCGTCAGTCGAAGAACTCGTGGGCAAACTCCTCGAAACGCTAGAATATTCCAGCGGAGGGAGTAGCTGA
- the cas6 gene encoding CRISPR-associated endoribonuclease Cas6: protein MRLKLLLHFEEPFLIPYNYPRPLYLFLIHAIKLGDPMIAKRIHENKKDIKFVASKLFPVRSAEKTDKGLLVKSGKVELLVGSPAWPVLEALANGLAIGIGQLHILRKRLLDVEVRPVETPKRLSGRKLKTLSPVSVYHNNPPNGFRQWDLSPVGQPNSPFENEPAVWKELVFRNLREKYFMVYGESFEGDFEIEVFPESARSKMFRIKRDDRTGRHTQVRAWEFYFRMQGDEELLRVARDTGLGMRNAHGFGMIGMV from the coding sequence ATGAGACTTAAACTCCTGCTCCACTTTGAAGAGCCCTTCCTCATCCCCTACAACTACCCTCGCCCGCTCTACTTATTCCTAATCCATGCGATAAAGCTGGGAGACCCAATGATAGCGAAACGCATACACGAGAACAAAAAGGACATCAAGTTCGTTGCCTCTAAGTTGTTCCCGGTGAGGAGTGCCGAAAAAACCGATAAAGGCCTGCTTGTAAAGTCCGGAAAGGTCGAGCTCCTCGTGGGCTCCCCTGCGTGGCCAGTTCTGGAGGCCCTTGCCAACGGACTCGCCATCGGCATCGGCCAGCTTCATATACTCCGGAAACGCCTTCTTGATGTGGAAGTTAGACCTGTTGAAACCCCTAAGCGCCTCTCCGGACGGAAGCTTAAAACTCTCTCACCGGTCAGCGTTTACCACAACAATCCTCCCAACGGTTTCAGACAGTGGGACCTCTCGCCGGTTGGCCAGCCAAACAGCCCCTTCGAGAATGAGCCAGCCGTATGGAAGGAACTGGTCTTTAGAAACCTTCGCGAGAAGTATTTCATGGTTTACGGGGAGTCTTTTGAGGGAGATTTCGAGATTGAGGTTTTCCCGGAAAGCGCGAGGAGCAAGATGTTCAGGATTAAACGCGATGACAGAACCGGAAGGCACACTCAGGTTCGCGCCTGGGAGTTCTACTTCAGAATGCAGGGTGATGAGGAGTTGCTCCGCGTTGCCCGGGACACTGGACTCGGAATGAGGAATGCTCACGGTTTTGGGATGATTGGGATGGTCTGA
- a CDS encoding CRISPR-associated endonuclease Cas3'', with product MTLLAFKGQPLEEHVKAMLQAWNEVKGKYIPSIIRAMKAYGVELSREKVDRLMRALIILHDSGKGARIYQDYLKDGEKLGGFRHELVSAYYALKILSQLFEERTAFVGSLVVMLHHEPILMGQIANFDRDSLSAEVTLDKLRNFDGVVSELDEFLRKSFKKYLGADVEVPNAETGEVVRTVVELSVKARHLPDAGKLRLIVGALLIPLVLCDYKGAEDREGETPKFAEVLEAEWMGVV from the coding sequence ATGACTCTTCTCGCGTTCAAGGGTCAGCCCCTTGAGGAACACGTGAAGGCTATGTTGCAAGCATGGAATGAAGTAAAGGGCAAATACATACCTTCCATAATCAGGGCGATGAAAGCTTACGGCGTCGAGCTAAGCAGAGAAAAAGTGGATAGGCTTATGAGAGCGCTTATAATTCTTCATGACTCCGGAAAGGGGGCGAGGATTTACCAGGATTATCTTAAAGACGGGGAGAAGCTTGGAGGTTTCAGGCACGAGCTGGTGAGTGCGTACTATGCTCTGAAAATCCTTTCACAGCTCTTCGAAGAGAGAACGGCGTTCGTTGGCTCACTTGTTGTTATGCTCCACCACGAGCCGATACTCATGGGGCAGATTGCCAACTTTGACAGGGACTCCCTGTCTGCAGAAGTGACCCTGGACAAGCTGAGAAACTTTGATGGAGTGGTCTCAGAACTGGACGAGTTCCTGAGGAAAAGTTTCAAGAAGTACCTTGGTGCGGACGTTGAAGTTCCCAACGCGGAGACGGGGGAAGTCGTCAGGACTGTGGTGGAGCTTAGCGTGAAGGCACGCCACCTTCCCGACGCTGGAAAGCTTCGCTTAATCGTTGGGGCTCTGCTCATTCCGCTCGTCCTATGTGACTACAAAGGCGCTGAGGATAGAGAAGGGGAGACCCCAAAGTTCGCTGAAGTTCTTGAGGCGGAGTGGATGGGGGTGGTATGA
- the cas8a2 gene encoding type I-A CRISPR-associated protein Cas8a2/Csa4 yields METYQTPSVDGIFDLYVAYGYVEALVRGGAKEVTLIPRGTLEGGYYSVRGDGDFRSGLIGALKEMLSLHYAFGNYRYSREGVKVISDADFSAGANVNNTYWDSVPSRLRDVREKLKEGKKLGGKYPLPITLMPSAGKFIPKHMGVQGGNPLKIDPLNYALAWVGFHYYTPYIRYTKGTRTWVHIYQVAPQEELNLFEVLALKDLKKHFPHYYEANMSYLSNPRLALFYHILHTESLGAVEEVTRKFLLVRSYTLERDGNNQAIRSYGEEDLGKLMDFLWELKKRSTYHTVRFFDALLRKESEAVLAVIDAVINDRPEGLYQGLRIAKRAGITPPQSVVEGMEAFIDET; encoded by the coding sequence GTGGAGACTTACCAAACCCCTAGCGTTGATGGGATATTCGACCTTTACGTGGCATACGGCTATGTTGAAGCCCTTGTGCGGGGCGGGGCGAAAGAGGTAACCCTTATTCCAAGGGGAACTTTGGAAGGAGGTTATTACAGCGTTAGAGGCGACGGGGACTTTAGGAGTGGACTAATTGGTGCGCTTAAGGAGATGCTTTCGCTACACTACGCTTTCGGTAACTACCGTTATTCCCGTGAGGGTGTCAAAGTTATAAGCGACGCCGACTTCAGCGCGGGGGCAAATGTGAATAATACGTATTGGGATAGCGTTCCATCGCGATTGAGGGATGTCCGTGAGAAGTTAAAGGAAGGGAAAAAGCTTGGGGGAAAGTATCCTCTCCCCATAACTCTTATGCCCTCTGCTGGCAAATTCATACCAAAACACATGGGGGTTCAAGGAGGGAATCCCCTCAAAATAGATCCTCTAAACTATGCTCTTGCCTGGGTGGGATTCCACTATTACACTCCTTACATTAGGTATACTAAGGGCACCAGAACGTGGGTGCACATCTATCAGGTCGCGCCCCAAGAAGAACTAAATCTCTTTGAAGTGCTCGCCCTCAAGGACCTGAAGAAACACTTTCCCCACTACTACGAGGCTAATATGAGCTATCTCTCAAATCCCCGTCTTGCGCTGTTCTACCACATTCTCCATACTGAAAGTCTCGGCGCCGTTGAAGAAGTAACGAGAAAGTTCCTTCTTGTAAGGTCGTATACTCTCGAGAGAGATGGTAACAACCAGGCCATACGCTCCTATGGTGAGGAAGATCTTGGGAAACTGATGGACTTTCTCTGGGAACTGAAAAAGAGGAGCACCTACCACACGGTTAGGTTCTTTGACGCGCTCCTCAGAAAGGAAAGTGAAGCCGTTTTGGCCGTTATAGATGCCGTCATTAATGACAGGCCAGAGGGGCTTTACCAAGGACTCAGGATTGCAAAGAGAGCTGGTATAACTCCCCCTCAAAGTGTCGTTGAAGGCATGGAGGCATTCATCGATGAGACTTAA
- the cas3 gene encoding CRISPR-associated helicase Cas3' encodes MASRELSAEELFRRITGHEPYDYQLRAWEKIDTAMSNGGKVVIEVPTAGGKTEAAIVPFLVEAYNGTWAVSRLIYALPTRSLVEKQAERIRKLLVKVLELKGKSEREAKELAERLVIVEYGLEPTHAFLGWVVVTTWDAFLYGLAAHRTVGRRFTFPAGAIAQSLVVFDEVQMYQDESLYMPRLLSLVVKQLSKANVPVVVMSATIPSELRKMISGEPEIVMVRSDDGKKPERGKVSVQVVEGTIESVLDDIKKALKRKERVLIVRNTVDRAVSTYLTLKPVAEELGVEALLIHGRFAVEDRKKKERALDGAQLIVATQVVEAGLDLLNVGLVVTDIAPLDALIQRIGRCARRKGEKGKAIVLVETQDIGSFPKIKSFSEARRIIEERIGAKIEPFVEFENHKEYKRVLKLTLVSDKKQTTWYIGTLETIKELKKKKPPKDLFIVPYDTAPYDPLVLLRTYDELDSLGHYLYNVEEARKALDRVYEFHYANNIVPKEFHSAYIYFRELKLFSAPPEYELRSRPELYSMLYILDEDLEKELKPNSRNEVNLNPNRIIRISHSTLGAMWDSIKNCIKRKVVREWDSKKEKYRWVLESVNEKSPRALTIYAVSKDCYSEELGLWRRTSDATVNGRKEVNQTQVTRTSKTHEKKNFEKKGQATLLDFVGGE; translated from the coding sequence ATGGCTTCCCGGGAACTGAGCGCTGAGGAACTCTTCAGGCGCATAACTGGCCACGAGCCATACGACTACCAGCTCAGGGCATGGGAGAAGATAGATACGGCCATGTCCAATGGTGGAAAAGTCGTGATTGAGGTTCCTACTGCAGGAGGAAAGACAGAGGCCGCCATCGTGCCATTCTTGGTTGAAGCATACAACGGAACGTGGGCGGTTTCGAGGCTAATCTACGCCCTCCCCACGAGGTCTCTCGTTGAGAAACAAGCCGAAAGAATACGCAAACTCCTTGTGAAGGTTCTGGAACTCAAGGGGAAGTCAGAGAGAGAAGCCAAAGAACTCGCAGAAAGGCTTGTAATCGTTGAGTACGGCCTCGAACCAACCCACGCCTTCCTCGGCTGGGTCGTCGTTACCACTTGGGACGCCTTCCTCTACGGTCTTGCCGCCCATAGAACAGTTGGTAGGAGGTTTACATTCCCGGCTGGAGCCATAGCCCAGAGCCTCGTCGTCTTCGATGAAGTTCAGATGTACCAGGACGAGAGCCTTTACATGCCTAGACTTCTCTCACTCGTTGTAAAGCAACTCTCAAAAGCCAATGTTCCGGTAGTCGTGATGAGCGCAACAATCCCGAGCGAACTCAGGAAGATGATATCTGGAGAGCCAGAAATCGTCATGGTAAGGTCGGATGATGGTAAGAAACCCGAGAGGGGGAAGGTGAGCGTTCAGGTCGTCGAGGGAACTATCGAGAGCGTGCTCGATGACATTAAGAAGGCCCTAAAAAGGAAAGAGCGAGTTCTTATCGTCAGGAACACCGTTGATAGGGCCGTCTCAACATATCTTACGCTGAAGCCAGTCGCCGAAGAGCTTGGGGTGGAGGCCCTTCTGATACACGGTCGCTTTGCCGTTGAAGACCGAAAGAAAAAGGAAAGGGCGCTCGACGGAGCCCAACTCATCGTGGCAACCCAGGTTGTGGAGGCGGGCCTCGATCTGCTGAACGTCGGCCTCGTCGTGACAGACATAGCTCCCCTCGATGCCCTCATACAGCGCATTGGAAGATGTGCGAGAAGAAAAGGAGAGAAGGGTAAGGCGATAGTGCTTGTTGAAACACAAGATATCGGTAGCTTTCCTAAGATTAAAAGTTTCTCTGAGGCCCGCAGAATCATCGAGGAGAGAATCGGGGCAAAAATAGAGCCATTCGTCGAGTTCGAAAACCATAAGGAGTACAAGCGTGTTCTCAAGCTAACTCTTGTTTCAGATAAGAAGCAGACCACCTGGTACATCGGAACTCTCGAAACGATTAAAGAGCTCAAAAAGAAAAAACCACCAAAGGACCTCTTCATCGTTCCCTACGACACCGCCCCGTACGACCCTCTCGTGTTGCTCCGCACCTACGACGAGCTCGACTCCTTAGGGCATTACCTCTACAACGTCGAAGAAGCGAGAAAAGCGCTCGATAGGGTTTATGAGTTCCACTACGCCAACAACATCGTACCAAAGGAATTCCACTCCGCTTATATCTACTTCAGGGAGCTTAAACTTTTCTCTGCACCGCCAGAATACGAGTTACGCTCACGGCCCGAGCTGTATTCAATGCTTTATATTCTCGATGAGGACCTGGAGAAGGAATTGAAGCCCAATTCGAGGAACGAGGTGAATCTCAATCCAAACAGAATAATTCGCATCAGTCACTCCACTTTGGGGGCTATGTGGGACTCAATAAAGAATTGCATCAAAAGAAAGGTCGTGAGAGAGTGGGATTCGAAAAAAGAAAAGTATCGCTGGGTTCTTGAGAGCGTCAACGAGAAGAGCCCCAGAGCACTGACAATCTACGCCGTCTCCAAGGATTGCTACAGCGAGGAGCTCGGCCTCTGGAGGCGGACAAGCGACGCCACTGTAAATGGGAGAAAAGAGGTCAACCAAACCCAGGTGACCAGAACTTCTAAAACTCACGAAAAGAAAAACTTCGAAAAGAAAGGTCAGGCCACACTTCTTGACTTCGTGGGGGGTGAGTGA
- the cas5a gene encoding type I-A CRISPR-associated protein Cas5a, with protein sequence MDVLLVRLRFPFYSVARRSFQVRTSLLLPSPSALKGALARGLVLVKGIKGENLDEVARKAVKDIEDKLVDVRAVEVAPLTPMVKTAFLLKRLRNLEPIRDKKKLKTPEDWEKAMTKDDAMRREYVFTHELLVAYVFKGLSGEEKELYLKAAMLIDTIGDTESLATVVWADFVSPSEKSAPLAFYAPYQEISQALANKVRNGGAVKVHTETMLVSPDYGSRREEVFYLPVEEKRRKRVVYYERTTKVPDVENAIELNGEVLGLWLPGN encoded by the coding sequence ATGGACGTTCTCCTCGTGCGCCTCCGTTTTCCATTTTATTCCGTCGCCAGAAGGTCGTTTCAGGTGAGGACCTCCCTGTTATTGCCGTCACCCTCGGCGCTCAAAGGGGCCCTTGCGAGGGGTCTCGTGCTAGTGAAAGGCATCAAGGGAGAAAACCTTGATGAAGTCGCCAGAAAGGCTGTGAAAGACATCGAGGACAAGCTGGTGGACGTTAGGGCCGTTGAAGTCGCTCCGCTGACGCCGATGGTCAAAACTGCGTTCCTGTTAAAGAGGCTGAGGAACCTCGAACCTATAAGGGACAAGAAGAAACTCAAAACTCCAGAAGACTGGGAGAAGGCAATGACCAAGGACGACGCCATGAGGCGTGAATACGTTTTCACCCATGAACTCCTCGTGGCCTATGTCTTTAAGGGTTTATCTGGGGAGGAGAAGGAACTCTACCTGAAGGCCGCGATGCTGATTGACACCATCGGGGATACAGAGAGCCTCGCAACCGTCGTCTGGGCGGATTTTGTTAGCCCGAGTGAGAAGAGTGCCCCGTTGGCGTTTTACGCGCCCTATCAGGAGATTTCACAGGCCTTAGCTAACAAGGTAAGGAACGGTGGGGCCGTTAAAGTTCATACGGAGACCATGCTCGTGTCGCCGGACTACGGGAGCAGAAGGGAGGAGGTTTTCTACCTTCCCGTTGAGGAAAAGCGGAGGAAGAGAGTCGTTTACTATGAGAGAACTACAAAGGTCCCCGATGTCGAGAATGCAATCGAGCTGAACGGGGAGGTGCTGGGATTATGGCTTCCCGGGAACTGA
- the cas2 gene encoding CRISPR-associated endonuclease Cas2, with protein MYIIVVYDVNVRRVNHVKKFLRRHLHWVQNSVFEGEVTRAEYERIKAGLREIIDENEDSVVIYRLRSQPLRDVLGTEKNPMEDII; from the coding sequence ATGTACATCATCGTTGTCTACGACGTCAACGTCAGGCGCGTCAACCACGTCAAGAAGTTCCTCCGCCGGCACCTCCACTGGGTCCAGAACAGCGTCTTCGAGGGAGAAGTCACGAGGGCCGAGTACGAGAGGATTAAGGCCGGACTGAGGGAGATAATAGACGAAAATGAGGACTCCGTTGTAATCTACCGCCTTCGCTCACAGCCCCTCCGCGACGTCCTCGGAACGGAAAAGAACCCGATGGAGGACATCATCTGA
- a CDS encoding CRISPR-associated protein Cas4, giving the protein MNLPKEIESFNERIRNAINGNHRPERRIWVTSLSYCLRKTALDIYLNAYSPSRNWEARIGSALHGWLADVVGSAEFEVPVEYQIRDGWKLVGKAEAVKGPYVLEFKFKGFEGNGEGIPRKNYDLEHAEPSREWVEQINAYMGMLGKEKGYIYIFDRNGLDFRVFPVEFDETLFRRFLRRAERVIEAVEELESGKFPRWISTVGRKDWVCNRCPYRPICAEIDREELKVR; this is encoded by the coding sequence ATGAACCTCCCTAAGGAAATCGAATCTTTCAACGAGAGAATTAGGAACGCCATAAACGGCAACCACAGGCCCGAGAGGAGGATATGGGTAACCTCTCTAAGCTACTGCCTCAGGAAGACCGCCCTCGATATCTACCTCAACGCGTACAGCCCCTCACGCAACTGGGAGGCCAGGATAGGCTCCGCCCTGCACGGCTGGCTGGCGGACGTAGTGGGGAGCGCGGAGTTCGAAGTTCCGGTTGAATATCAGATAAGAGACGGGTGGAAGCTCGTTGGAAAGGCCGAGGCCGTTAAGGGCCCCTACGTTCTTGAGTTCAAGTTCAAGGGGTTTGAGGGCAACGGGGAAGGGATTCCGCGAAAAAATTACGACCTTGAGCACGCGGAGCCATCGCGGGAGTGGGTCGAGCAGATTAACGCCTACATGGGAATGCTCGGAAAGGAGAAGGGATACATCTACATCTTCGATAGAAACGGGCTTGACTTCCGGGTGTTTCCTGTCGAGTTTGATGAGACTCTCTTCAGGAGGTTCCTGAGGAGGGCCGAAAGGGTCATTGAGGCCGTAGAGGAGCTGGAAAGCGGGAAGTTCCCGCGCTGGATATCGACGGTCGGGAGAAAGGACTGGGTGTGCAACCGTTGTCCTTACCGGCCAATTTGCGCCGAGATTGATAGGGAGGAGCTAAAGGTCAGATGA
- a CDS encoding LexA family protein has protein sequence MRYVVTVGEHINHIFRNGEVILPKRISEGNSQISSAVVLYSIREDATKEYREIVLSKVKDAEEGFKGLGIPVAVIEVKEPYLFQERIEEFKKLIIPETVINITGGRRIVGYELLYAAVLVRNENPEAIKSVFYVTEKGGVIEFPVVDPKVQLTPLELQILKLAQDYIKRRRRPPSLTELRNQLELINDSTYSTPFISEYVSRLERKGYIKKEKRGRKKLVVPLV, from the coding sequence ATGAGATACGTGGTTACAGTAGGGGAACACATCAATCACATATTCAGAAATGGAGAGGTGATACTGCCCAAGAGAATCAGCGAAGGGAACTCCCAAATCAGCAGTGCTGTCGTGCTTTATTCAATAAGGGAAGATGCCACCAAGGAATATCGAGAGATAGTCCTCTCCAAAGTTAAAGACGCAGAGGAAGGATTTAAAGGCCTAGGAATCCCTGTGGCAGTGATAGAAGTCAAAGAACCATACCTGTTCCAAGAGAGGATAGAAGAGTTTAAGAAGCTCATAATTCCCGAGACAGTAATAAACATCACAGGTGGGAGGCGAATAGTGGGGTATGAACTCCTCTATGCGGCCGTTCTTGTCAGAAATGAGAATCCAGAAGCAATAAAGTCCGTCTTTTACGTCACGGAGAAGGGCGGTGTTATAGAGTTTCCCGTGGTGGACCCCAAAGTTCAGCTAACTCCCTTAGAGTTACAGATATTGAAACTCGCACAGGATTATATAAAAAGGAGGAGACGGCCGCCGAGTCTTACAGAACTGAGAAATCAATTGGAACTCATAAACGATTCAACGTATTCCACGCCTTTTATAAGTGAGTATGTGTCTCGCTTGGAAAGAAAAGGTTACATCAAAAAGGAGAAGCGGGGAAGGAAAAAGCTCGTGGTTCCTCTGGTTTAA